A window of the Leishmania mexicana MHOM/GT/2001/U1103 complete genome, chromosome 29 genome harbors these coding sequences:
- a CDS encoding ribosome biogenesis regulatory protein (RRS1),putative, protein MSEYQVDVGLLTVTDVSTVSGPMRREEDLMSSCTNALKALLGEFVDLPTEVKKTKYESATTLVQLPQPVMQLPREKAPPKPKPLTAWQKFALKKGIDIHRKKANRVFDEDRQVWKDKWGKRAREDRDKYDWLREVKPGYMPAEDGGDPFLDDRRAKQARLEKQKKKEEHNKRRSEHLMQAQEEVKHLSAAARNLATASNGKFEKAKKFKKNTKRLA, encoded by the coding sequence ATGAGCGAGTATCAGGTAGATGTCGGTCTCTTGACGGTGACGGATGTGTCCACCGTGAGTGGGCCAAtgcgccgcgaggaggaTCTCATGAGTTCTTGCACAAACGCACTCAAGGCCCTCCTCGGCGAGTTTGTCGATTTACCGACGGAGGTAAAGAAGACCAAATACGAGAGTGCGACGACCTTAGtacagctgccgcagccggtgATGCAGCTGCCTCGCGAGAAGGCGCCGCCAAAGCCGAAGCCGCTCACCGCGTGGCAGAAGTTTGCGCTCAAGAAGGGTATCGACATTCACCGCAAGAAGGCGAACCGCGTCTTTGACGAGGATCGCCAGGTGTGGAAGGACAAGTGGGGCAAGCGTGCTCGCGAGGACCGCGACAAGTACGACTGGCTGCGTGAGGTGAAGCCTGGGTATATGCCTGCCGAGGATGGCGGCGACCCGTTTCTGGATGACCGCCGCGCGAAGCAGGCTCGCCTAGAAAAGCAGAAGAAGAAGGAGGAGCACAACAAGCGCCGCTCCGAGCACCTGatgcaggcgcaggaggaggtgaagcacctttcggcagctgcgcgaaaCCTCGCTACAGCATCCAACGGCAAGTTTGAAAAGGCAAAGAAGTTTAAGAAGAACACAAAGCGCCTCGCTTGA
- a CDS encoding putative histidyl-tRNA synthetase, giving the protein MSSTASPNAALLAEINDLKVKLAEKEALLQPEGVVSKKPKKKSQANMIEKEPVQGCRDFPPEDMRVRRHLFGVFHETARKFGFEEYDAPVLESEELYIRKAGEEITEQMFNFVTKGGHRVTLRPEMTPSLVRLQLAKGRSLLLPAKWYSIPQCWRYEAISRGRRREHYQWNMDIVGVKSVAAEVELVCAACAAMESLGLTAQDVGVKVNSRKLLQCALVSAGVPDSLFAPVCVIVDKMEKLPEEQIRAELRDLGLDGQQADDIIRTLSLRSVDDFDKDLFDKNGALSEVAEFFSQMRMYGYGDWIQFDASVVRGLAYYTGIVFEAFDRSGEFRAICGGGRYDNLFTLYGSPQPVSCVGFGFGDCVIIELLKKKKLINSLPHKVDDVVIPFNESQRGTALKVLKQLRDKGRSADVIMDSKKVAQTFSYADRIGADRAVLIAPDETEKGMARVKMLRDEERGEDDRGDLVPFEDL; this is encoded by the coding sequence ATGTCCTCGACAGCCTCGCCCAATGCCGCGCTTCTCGCAGAAATCAACGACCTGAAGGTGAAACTCGCTgagaaggaggcgctgctgcagccggaGGGGGTAGTGTCGAAGAAGCCCAAGAAAAAGAGCCAGGCAAACATGATCGAGAAAGAGCCCGTGCAGGGCTGCCGGGACTTCCCTCCCGAGgacatgcgcgtgcgcaggcaTCTCTTCGGCGTCTTCCACGAAACGGCCCGCAAATTCGGCTTCGAGGAGTACGACGCCCCAGTTCTAGAGTCGGAGGAGCTCTACATCCGCAAAGCGGGAGAGGAGATTACAGAACAAATGTTCAACTTTGTGACGAAGGGTGGCCACCGTGTCACACTGCGGCCGGAGATGACGCCGTCGTTGGTGCGTCTGCAGCTCGCCAAGGGCCGTTCCCTGCTTCTGCCCGCCAAATGGTACTCCATTCCGCAGTGCTGGCGCTACGAGGCCATCTCCCGCGGTCGTCGCCGTGAGCACTACCAGTGGAATATGGATATCGTCGGCGTGAAGAGCGTGGCCGCAGAGGTGGAGCtcgtgtgcgccgcgtgtgcggcgaTGGAGTCGCTCGGCCTCACCGCGCAGGACGTTGGTGTGAAGGTGAACTCGCgcaagctgctgcagtgtgCACTCGTCAGCGCTGGCGTGCCGGACTCTCTCTTTGCTCCAGTGTGCGTGATCGTCGACAAGATGGAGAAACTGCCCGAGGAGCAAATCCGCGCGGAGTTAAGGGACCTGGGCCTGGATGGCCAGCAGGCGGATGACATCATCAGGACACTTAGTCTCAGGTCTGTCGACGACTTCGACAAGGACCTCTTTGACAAGAACGGCGCCCTCTCTGAGGTCGCGGAGTTCTTCTCGCAGATGCGGATGTACGGGTACGGCGACTGGATCCAGTTCGATGCGAGTGTTGTGCGTGGACTCGCCTACTACACCGGGATCGTTTTCGAAGCGTTTGACCGCAGTGGTGAATTCCGCGCGAtctgcggaggcggccgctACGACAACCTCTTTACTCTGTACGGCAGCCCGCAGCCTGTCTCGTGCGTCGGGTTCGGCTTTGGCGACTGTGTCATCATTGAACTGCTgaagaagaagaagctgATCAACTCGCTGCCGCATAAGGTGGATGATGTGGTGATCCCGTTCAACGAGTCTCAGCGAGGCACCGCCCTGAAGGTATtgaagcagctgcgtgaCAAGGGCCGCAGTGCCGACGTCATTATGGACTCCAAGAAGGTTGCTCAGACCTTTAGTTACGCGGATCGTATCGGCGCTGACCGTGCCGTGCTGATTGCGCCGGACGAAACGGAGAAGGGCATGGCGCGCGTGAAGATGCTGCgcgacgaggagaggggggaggatgaCCGCGGTGACCTTGTGCCCTTCGAAGACTTGTAG
- a CDS encoding putative 40S ribosomal protein S30, which yields MGKIHGSLARAGKVKNQTPKVAKQEKPKQPRGRALKRLKYTRRFLSKTVKPGEKVHMNKQPPGKAG from the coding sequence ATGGGTAAGATCCACGGCTCGCTCGCCCGTGCGGGCAAGGTCAAGAACCAGACCCCCAAGGTCGCCAAGCAGGAGAAGCCGAAGCAGCCTCGTGGCCGCGCGCTGAAGCGCCTGAAGTACACAAGGCGCTTCCTGTCGAAGACCGTGAAGCCTGGCGAGAAGGTGCACATGAACAAGCAGCCCCCAGGCAAGGCCGGTTAA
- a CDS encoding putative 40S ribosomal protein S30, producing MGKIHGSLARAGKVKNQTPKVAKQEKPKQPRGRALKRLKYTRRFLSKTVKPGEKVHMNKQPPGKAG from the coding sequence ATGGGTAAGATCCACGGCTCGCTCGCCCGTGCGGGCAAGGTCAAGAACCAGACCCCCAAGGTCGCCAAGCAGGAGAAGCCGAAGCAGCCTCGTGGCCGCGCGCTGAAGCGCCTGAAGTACACAAGGCGCTTCCTGTCGAAGACCGTGAAGCCTGGCGAGAAGGTGCACATGAACAAGCAGCCCCCAGGCAAGGCCGGCTAA
- a CDS encoding NUDC-like protein — protein MSLVASQEGLTDLIPCNDQCGGDYTLYTFGQSEKEVTVTVPLAPGTRGKSLRVDIKVRHLEIEVPGKGTILAGELYKAINVDDSTWCIQDGKELVVLLTKTNIQYEEWWPHVVIGERQIDLKTLKPPSIRFSDLDDGAQATVAKMMHEQHQKRTDPAFTNA, from the coding sequence ATGTCTCTTGTAGCCTCTCAGGAAGGGTTGACCGATCTGATTCCATGCAACGATCAATGCGGCGGTGACTATACACTGTACACATTTGGACAAAGCGAAAAAGAAGTGACAGTCACTGTCCCACTAGCACCCGGCACTAGAGGGAAGAGTCTGCGCGTTGATATTAAGGTAAGACACCTGGAGATTGAGGTTCCCGGCAAAGGTACCATATTGGCGGGTGAGTTGTACAAGGCGATCAACGTCGATGACAGCACATGGTGTATTCAGGACGGAAAGGAGCTGGTCGTTCTTCTGACTAAAACCAACATACAATACGAGGAGTGGTGGCCGCACGTTGTGATTGGTGAACGTCAGATCGATCTCAAGACACTGAAACCACCATCAATTCGGTTTTCAGACCTTGACGATGGTGCTCAGGCAACGGTAGCCAAAATGAtgcacgagcagcaccaaAAACGAACGGATCCCGCATTTACGAATGCCTGA
- a CDS encoding putative CDC16, with translation MEAIRVLKENALRLVSAGQPISALHLVEVLCELQPNSDENRSLKIRCLYEVREFDSVLKLAKQVTFACDQNNEVFLLAVKAAFELGDLKTCVQYAMTLINADSSKVVAMCFVAKAAELSGDPAKAVRFYKMALEADPFCGEAFSALTERHLLDRWEILKLIDSLCIPAEVEVYRSTLKARIGSDYLTPGIRGVPRTLVLLAGAKKEYESNNLRQALSLTTEILEVEPYHRQTLCLHLCILVDSKATPLLFEKAHFLSKNKCYTELAVYAIGCFYYSLSNYERAGRYFSRASELDCYFAEAWIAYGHCYAKLEEGEQALNVYRRAMNFFPGLNACCTYVGMQYSRVNQRSVARCFFEESLRKNSMDPLVLNELGVLALAEDNPKQALELFQKAYDSLPNRENPSEHSDCILFNLATMYRKLRRYEAAIDYYNQYVRSRPNANHGHCALGFTYHLSGNIKAAISCYHTAESIKPDSFCRDLLRRALELDFGARGRLSWDSERPHLSFSPGEVSFSTVSRRFRSESTAADSVAASPPPRVGRSLDFQHQ, from the coding sequence ATGGAGGCTATTCGTGTTCTGAAGGAAAATGCACTGCGGCTGGTTTCGGCTGGGCAACCCATTAGCGCGCTTCATTTGGTCGAAGTTCTCTGCGAGCTGCAGCCGAACAGCGACGAAAACCGTTCCTTGAAAATTCGATGTCTTTACGAGGTGCGTGAGTTTGACAGCGTGTTAAAGCTAGCCAAGCAGGTGACTTTTGCGTGCGATCAAAACAACGAGGTATTTTTGCTGGCTGTGAAGGCTGCATTCGAGCTTGGGGATCTCAAGACATGCGTTCAGTACGCAATGACTCTCATCAACGCTGATTCATCGAAGGTGGTTGCGATGTGCTTTGTAGCCAAAGCTGCAGAGCTCTCCGGCGATCCCGCAAAAGCTGTGCGTTTTTACAAAATGGCTCTGGAGGCTGACCCATTTTGCGGAGAAGCATTCAGCGCACTGACAGAGCGTCATCTTCTAGATCGCTGGGAGATACTGAAGCTTATAGATTCACTTTGCATACCAGCCGAGGTTGAAGTCTATCGAAGCACTCTGAAAGCACGTATCGGCTCTGATTATCTTACACCTGGTATCAGGGGTGTGCCTCggacgctggtgctgcttGCCGGAGCGAAAAAAGAATATGAGAGCAACAATTTGCGCCAAGCACTCTCGTTGACGACGGAAATTCTGGAGGTGGAACCGTATCACCGCCAGACATTGTGTCTGCATCTGTGCATACTTGTGGATTCAAAAGCAACACCACTGCTTTTCGAAAAGGCACACTTTCTTTCCAAGAACAAGTGTTACACGGAGCTGGCGGTGTACGCAATCGGGTGCTTCTATTACTCACTATCGAACTACGAGCGAGCGGGGCGGTACTTTAGCCGGGCAAGTGAGCTAGATTGCTATTTCGCTGAAGCGTGGATTGCATATGGTCACTGCTACGCAAagctggaggagggtgagCAAGCTCTGAATGTCTATCGCCGCGCAATGAACTTTTTTCCTGGACTCAACGCGTGCTGTACGTACGTTGGTATGCAGTACAGTAGGGTTAACCAGCGCTCCGTTGCGCGGTGCTTTTTTGAGGAGTCACTACGAAAAAACTCCATGGATCCCCTTGTGCTGAACGAGCTGGGGGTTCTGGCACTCGCAGAGGATAATCCTAAACAAGCGCTTGAGCTATTTCAAAAAGCGTACGACAGTCTTCCGAATCGCGAGAATCCATCTGAACACAGCGATTGCATCCTGTTTAATCTGGCCACCATGTACCGCAAGCTGCGCCGCTACGAGGCTGCCATTGATTACTACAATCAATACGTCAGAAGCCGACCAAATGCCAACCACGGTCACTGCGCTCTTGGCTTCACGTATCATCTCTCAGGAAACATCAAGGCTGCTATCAGCTGCTATCACACAGCAGAGAGCATCAAACCAGACTCGTTTTGCCGAGATCTGCTGCGGAGAGCACTCGAACTTGACTTTGGAGCTCGTGGAAGGCTCTCGTGGGATTCTGAGAGGCCGCATCTATCTTTCTCACCCGGAGAAGTTTCTTTTTCGACAGTTTCGCGAAGGTTTCGCTCTGAGTCGACCGCTGCAGACAGCGTAGccgcctctccaccacctAGAGTCGGTCGCAGTTTAGATTTTCAGCATCAATGA
- a CDS encoding putative co-chaperone GrpE has product MRALSLRTGLVARASAVAYTSQYWCSTDAKSEKRAEEEKEAPSTCTEEVVSAAAVKQLEKELDASKGKIEELKKEILYRAADAENARRIGREDVEKAKLYGISSFGKDMLEVADTLEKGVEAFSAFSEAELNENKVLCSIFTGVKLSHKVLLKNLSKHGIEKMGVTVGTKFDPNLHDALVSTSATETAPVDTISNVLKDGYTLKSRVLRAAQVSVSQHP; this is encoded by the coding sequence ATGAGAGCTCTGTCGCTGCGAACGGGACTTGTTGCTCGTGCTTCCGCGGTTGCGTACACTAGTCAGTACTGGTGCTCTACTGACGCCAAGTCTGAGAAACGTgctgaggaggagaaagaagCACCATCGACGTGCACCGAGGAGGTCGtgtccgctgccgctgtcaagcagctggagaaaGAGCTTGATGCGTCCAAGGGCAAGATTGAGGAACTCAAGAAGGAGATCCTGTACCGCGCAGCAGATGCTGAAAACGCGCGCCGCATCGGTCGCGAGGACGTCGAGAAGGCAAAGCTTTACGGCATCAGCTCATTTGGTAAGGATATGCTGGAAGTTGCCGACACGCTTGAGAAGGGTGTCGAGGCGTTTTCTGCCTTTTCAGAGGCTGAGCTGAATGAAAACAAGGTTCTGTGCTCGATTTTCACTGGTGTCAAGCTCTCACACAAAGTTCTCCTCAAGAACCTCAGCAAACACGGTATTGAGAAGATGGGTGTCACAGTAGGTACAAAGTTCGACCCCAACCTGCATGATGCGCTTGTGAGCACTTCGGCCACTGAGACGGCCCCTGTCGACACAATCTCCAATGTTTTGAAGGATGGCTACACTCTCAAGAGTCGTGTTCTTCGTGCAGCTCAGGTCAGCGTTTCCCAACATCCGTAA
- a CDS encoding heat shock protein grpe has translation MTSWCGTRVLPFGLSLSLPPCVASFFLLQNTPKYLHERMLRRVGAHVTPLLCSHCVGQRKCCTEEKTAGLSVAELKGKYEVLRAELCESKRQIQQLRSENLYAAASCENIRKTTQEQSKQAHNDALRSFARDMLDVCDALRVVTRKVVEYTQGNSFIPKSEASVLAGVMLTEEVALKVLKRYGVTQMHTEVGATFDEEKEEKLFTVPSTPSLKEGSVAEIVKNGYDMNGSVLRRAEVGLSEDP, from the coding sequence ATGACATCCTGGTGCGGCACTCGCGTGCTTCCATTTGGACTCTCACTTTCACTTCCCCCTTGTGTggcttccttttttttgcttcaGAACACACCCAAATACCTACACGAGAGAATGCTCAGACGAGTTGGCGCACACGTGacgcctctcctctgctcaCATTGCGTAGGCCAAAGGAAATGCTGTACAGAAGAAAAGACCGCTGGGTTGTCTGTTGCGGAGCTCAAAGGCAAATACGAAGTCTTGAGAGCAGAGCTTTGCGAAAGTAAAAGGCAGATTCAGCAACTTCGATCGGAGAATCTGTACGCTGCTGCCTCATGTGAAAATATTCGAAAGACCACCCAGGAGCAATCAAAGCAGGCGCATAATGACGCACTCAGATCTTTCGCACGTGATATGCTGGATGTTTGCGATGCCCTGCGAGTGGTCACAAGAAAAGTGGTGGAGTACACGCAGGGAAATTCTTTCATACCTAAAAGCGAGGCTTCGGTCCTCGCTGGCGTGATGCTCACAGAGGAAGTTGCGCTGAAGGTTCTGAAGCGGTATGGAGTGACACAAATGCACACCGAGGTTGGCGCCACCTTTGACgaggaaaaggaagagaagctCTTTACAGTTCCATCTACACCTTCTCTTAAAGAAGGCAGTGTTGCTGAGATTGTCAAAAACGGATACGACATGAACGGGTCGGTTTTGCGGCGTGCGGAGGTTGGTTTGAGTGAGGACCCCTAA
- a CDS encoding putative 4-methyl-5(beta-hydroxyethyl)-thiazole monophosphate synthesis protein, with translation MNVLVVAADHSEDIELVSIIDVLSRAAIKVTLASVMESKSITLAHGLKVMCDALIGEVSAVEYDAVLLPGGMPGAVHLGNSEALKKILHNARVGKKLYGGICAAPAVVLAPMGLLEGVDTVTCYPSFEDKLPSSVKYSTNAVVKSENCLTSRGPGTAIYFALAVVSILKSPDLAERLAKAMLVDHNREMNDVRAIK, from the coding sequence ATGAACGTTCTTGTCGTCGCGGCTGATCACTCCGAGGACATCGAGCTCGTCAGTATTATTGACgtcctctctcgcgctgccaTCAAGGTCACACTCGCTTCTGTGATGGAGTCGAAGTCCATTACGCTGGCACACGGATTGAAGGTGATGTGCGATGCTCTGATTGGAGAAGTCTCTGCGGTTGAATACGACGCGGTGCTCCTTCCCGGTGGCATGCCAGGAGCCGTTCATCTCGGCAACAGCGAAGCGCTGAAGAAGATTCTGCACAACGCCCGGGTGGGGAAAAAGCTGTACGGCGGAATCTGCGCTGCTCCCGCCGTCGTTCTTGCTCCTATGGGACTGTTGGAGGGTGTGGATACCGTCACTTGCTACCCCAGCTTTGAGGATAAGCTGCCCTCTTCGGTCAAGTACTCCACAAACGCTGTTGTGAAGTCAGAGAACTGTCTCACCAGCCGCGGccccggcaccgccatcTACTTTGCGCTTGCCGTTGTTTCGATTCTCAAGTCACCTGACCTGGCTGAGAGGCTCGCCAAGGCCATGCTTGTGGATCACAACAGGGAGATGAACGACGTGCGCGCCATCAAGTAA
- a CDS encoding mitochondrial oligo_U binding protein TBRGG1,putative — protein sequence MLQRCATLTGVPLRARAYSTVLSVCAVLHQRGGYQGRGGGPRFSYGGGGPPPRQQHYQQQGGGYGNRDDSSRNRGSSDRGYENRNQDYENHQQRYVDRPQRRDNDQQGYSNRRQNYDDRNQGYEDRRKGFNNRQQSFGNPQHDDDHQSAPRRGKEQYLTQDADKLLRMKHDYKKAKDTKERVGILKEARRLLGRTRIDPSTQDERSVAIVINCAATFSAPAKVEAVEQAFQWMRSNIGGISPQNVALFANALGLISPPEAREVMVSEVMPAVQSVMREMAPVEVVMVLQALQRLRVEENEKLQDDLLSHLEPCVSSMPVQQLSTLASVLHHHSMQARDNAKWKEIAHETLARALAGVDGMHSREAIVLLCAAPFLDASQKHICQLLARVTETVQFHTDSQVGELMSAILHIRQQVSEPSVELTAGVAALHTALMVRLEKVSAFVGARSATRIWNYAHASNVELPSAIQETMCASLIQLMTFRTVRFRALAQLMASLSTQKLPSAEILAVVANCSVGVRPPRPSKGIPPQESEMPEDGEDHESIRAAACEALYSRHFGTLTELRISLENAFGKNDVPPNDALAKTLPEHLLKHAAEALPRQMLTAVVAIALAPPDCPCRNKTHDAAVRATVLKALEDNPEKFKSDLSPERVDWFVRSIPANSDSAEIVTAVQKATAP from the coding sequence ATGCTGCAGCGATGCGCGACACTGACCGGCGTGCCACTCCGGGCTCGGGCATACAGCACGGTGctgagcgtgtgtgctgtgctcCATCAGCGTGGGGGCTACCAAgggcgcggtggtggccctCGGTTCAGctacggtggcggcggcccccctcctcgccagcAGCATTATCAGCAGCAAGGAGGCGGGTACGGAAACCGCGATGATTCTTCGCGcaaccgcggcagcagcgaccgtGGATACGAGAACCGCAACCAGGACTATGAAAATCACCAGCAGCGCTACGTTGATCGCCCGCAAAGACGTGACAATGATCAGCAAGGGTACAGCAATCGTCGACAGAACTACGATGATCGTAACCAGGGCTACGAGGATCGCCGGAAAGGGTTCAACAACCGTCAACAGAGTTTCGGAAACCCTCAGCACGATGACGATCACCAATCGGCACCGCGGCGTGGCAAGGAGCAGTACCTCACGCAGGATGCAGACAAGCTACTGAGAATGAAACATGATTACAAGAAAGCAAAAGATACAAAGGAGCGCGTTGGGATTCTAAAAGAGGCTCGGCGGCTTCTGGGTCGCACGCGCATCGACCCCTCCACCCAAGACGAGCGGTCTGTTGCCATTGTGATCaactgcgccgccaccttctCTGCTCCAGCAaaggtggaggcggtggagcaggcgTTTCAGTGGATGCGGAGCAACATCGGTGGCATCTCACCTCAGAACGTAGCCCTTTTCGCGAATGCGTTGGGTCTCATCTCCCCGCCAGAGGCGAGGGAAGTGATGGTCAGTGAGGTCATGCCGGCTGTGCAGTCTGTGATGCGCGAAATGGCACCTGTGGAAGTAGTGATGGTGTTGCAGGCACTTCAGCGCTTGAGAGTCGAGGAGAACGAAAAGCTGCAGGACGATCTCCTCTCCCATCTCGAACCCTGTGTCTCCTCGATGCCGGTTCAGCAGTTGTCCACACTGGCGTCTGTCCTGCATCATCACTCAATGCAAGCGCGAGACAATGCGAAGTGGAAGGAGATTGCACACGAGACGTTGGCGCGCGCTCTTGCAGGGGTGGATGGGATGCACTCACGGGAGGCCATCGTTCTTCTTTGCGCCGCACCGTTTTTAGACGCCTCCCAGAAGCATATTTGCCAACTTCTCGCCCGCGTGACAGAAACTGTACAGTTTCACACGGATTCTCAGGTCGGAGAACTGATGAGCGCAATCCTCCACATTAGACAGCAGGTCAGTGAGCCGAGTGTCGAGTTGACGGCGGGCGTCGCGGCGCTTCACACGGCACTGATGGTACGTTTGGAGAAGGTGAGCGCTTTTGTGGGGGCTAGAAGTGCGACTCGCATCTGGAACTACGCACACGCTTCCAACGTCGAGCTCCCCTCAGCGATTCAAGAGACCATGTGCGCTTCACTCATACAGCTCATGACATTCCGCACCGTTCGATTCCGAGCACTGGCACAGCTGATGGCATCACTATCCACACAGAAGCTTCCCTCCGCTGAAATTCTCGCCGTCGTTGCAAACTGCAGTGTTGGAGTGCGGCCACCTCGGCCTTCGAAGGGGATTCCTCCTCAAGAGAGTGAGATGCCGGAGGATGGGGAGGACCACGAGAGCATTCGCGCCGCGGCCTGCGAGGCGCTGTACAGTCGTCACTTTGGCACTCTCACTGAGCTGCGCATCAGCCTTGAAAACGCTTTTGGCAAGAACGATGTCCCTCCCAACGACGCTCTCGCCAAGACGCTGCCAGAGCATCTTCTCAAACACGCTGCAGAAGCTTTGCCGCGACAAATGCTGACGGCCGTTGTGGCCATTGCGCTGGCACCGCCCGATTGCCCGTGCCGAAACAAGACTCACGATGCGGCAGTGCGTGCCACAGTACTTAAAGCGCTCGAAGACAACCCTGAAAAGTTCAAGTCCGACTTGAGCCCGGAGCGCGTGGACTGGTTCGTGAGGAGTATCCCCGCCAATTCCGACTCAGCAGAGATAGTGACGGCGGTGCAAAAGGCCACTGCACCGTGA
- a CDS encoding putative protein kinase, giving the protein MSGYLKVLSPDGRWETCYIEIDDAKLRIWRTKGDKESSAAVVKELDLKCATLREVSEPNTWAVQPEKAESTYFQADGEERKTEWMDTLRHYNSGSTGSEKVTLRDFEKKFVLGKGSYGKVFMVVKKDTDKWYAMKEMSAEKMRQAEIKAPFAERIILEEIDHPFIVHLHYSFQEQGNLYMILDLLAGGELFTYIEQHAPLDEEVVKFYAAEVALALGYLHSRNIIYRDLKPENVVFDRDGHACLTDFGLAKANVHEPNAVTYCGTNEYLAPELLKGVPHGKAVDWWSLGLMMCEMLFNDLPFYDENPMQMQMKILTEDVAFPPHIQITEETKDLIRCLLNKNPERRLQTLEAFKAHKCFSNLDFGLLEARKLKAPITPDPNPAHNFAKEFTSEVIVQNESPSEAVVTLAGYTYDRDLSEQEKSPSHSPTIAEELRQRRASKKSFTNGSDAASSPVTGENGTLSSSPAGAPTKQAAAVPVKKVEHHIPSKVTPQAVRKKLTGNKSFDKPTK; this is encoded by the coding sequence ATGAGTGGTTATTTGAAGGTGCTGTCTCCGGACGGTAGATGGGAGACATGTTACATTGAGATCGATGACGCCAAGCTGCGCATTTGGAGGACAAAGGGGGACAAGGAATCCAGTGCGGCAGTGGTGAAGGAGCTGGACCTCAAGTGCGCCACCCTGCGCGAGGTATCAGAGCCCAACACTTGGGCGGTGCAGCCGGAAAAAGCAGAGTCTACGTACTTCCAAGCAGATGGAGAGGAACGAAAAACTGAGTGGATGGACACGCTGCGGCACTATAACTCGGGCAGCACCGGGTCCGAGAAGGTGACACTTAGGGACTTTGAAAAGAAATTCGTGCTAGGCAAAGGCTCCTATGGAAAGGTATTCATGGTAGTAAAGAAGGACACGGACAAGTGGTACGCTATGAAGGAGATGAGCGCGGAGAAGATGCGGCAGGCGGAGATAAAGGCACCGTTTGCAGAGCGCATTATTTTGGAGGAGATCGACCATCCTTTTATCGTTCACCTTCACTACTCGTTCCAAGAGCAAGGCAACTTGTACATGATCCTCGACCTACTAGCAGGCGGCGAGCTCTTCACCTACATTGAGCAACACGCCCCACTCGATGAAGAGGTCGTCAAGTTTTACGCGGCCGAAGTCGCCCTGGCGCTCGGGTATCTGCACAGCCGCAACATTATTTATCGCGACTTGAAGCCGGAGAACGTCGTCTTTGACCGTGATGGGCACGCCTGTCTGACCGACTTTGGGCTCGCCAAGGCGAACGTGCACGAGCCGAACGCTGTCACGTACTGTGGAACGAACGAGTACCTGGCCCCAGAGTTGCTGAAGGGTGTGCCGCACGGCAAGGCGGTGGACTGGTGGTCCCTAGGGCTCATGATGTGTGAGATGCTTTTCAACGACCTCCCCTTTTACGACGAAAATCCGATGCAAATGCAGATGAAGATTTTGACGGAGGACGTTGCCTTCCCACCCCACATTCAGATCACTGAGGAGACAAAGGACTTGATTCGGTGCCTGCTGAACAAGAACCCCGAGCGGCGCCTGCAAACATTGGAGGCGTTCAAGGCACATAAGTGCTTTTCAAACCTCGATTTTGGTCTTCTAGAGGCGCGCAAGCTCAAGGCTCCGATAACGCCTGATCCAAACCCGGCCCACAACTTCGCGAAAGAGTTTACAAGCGAGGTGATTGTGCAAAATGAGTCACCGTCGGAGGCGGTCGTCACGTTGGCCGGCTACACCTACGATAGAGACTTGTCAGAGCAGGAAAAGtctccctcccactctccCACAATagcagaggagctgcggcaacGTAGAGCATCGAAGAAAAGCTTCACCAACGGCAGTGacgccgcctcttctcccgTGACAGGTGAAAATGGGACGTTGAGCTCCAGCCCAGCTGGGGCACCGACGAAGCAagctgccgccgtccccGTGAAGAAAGTGGAGCACCACATTCCCTCCAAGGTGACCCCACAAGCCGTGCGGAAAAAGCTGACGGGGAACAAGAGCTTCGACAAACCCACGAAGTAG